Proteins co-encoded in one Montipora capricornis isolate CH-2021 chromosome 12, ASM3666992v2, whole genome shotgun sequence genomic window:
- the LOC138027524 gene encoding uncharacterized protein, producing MAAFEDFRQLLILYYDANLINDEDFVLLYDMFPSRNPSFPYYEYACFDLNNMSEAECKAEFRFEKKDLPTLAEALQIPPTFKLRQGSIVSGMEGLCILLRRLAYPCRFGDMVPRFGKPVPVLSMVTNHVIDYIYTIHGHRITRWNDALLNPPALDTYARSVHAKGAALQNCFGFVDGTVRPIARPDEHQRMMYNGHKRVHAIKFQSVALPNGLIANLYGPVEGKRHDAGMLAESGLLHDLERHAFSTGGQPLCIYGDPAYPLRVHLQGPFQGAALTPQMEMFNGSMSSVRVSVEWLFGDILNYFKFLDFKKNLKVGLSNIGKTYVVCALMRNALTCLYGNQTSEFFELDPPSLQEYFR from the exons ATGGCTGCATTTGAAGATTTTCGACAACTTCTCATTCTTTACTACGACGCTAATTTGATCAACGATGAAGATTTCGTTCTCCTTTACGACATGTTTCCGTCGAGAAATCCAAGTTTTCCTTACTACGAGTACGCTTGCTTTGACCTGAACAACATGAGTGAGGCAGAGTGTAAGGCCGAATTtaggtttgagaaaaaagaccTTCCGACTCTGGCAGAAGCCTTGCAGATCCCACCTACCTTCAAACTACGCCAGGGAAGCATAGTAAGTGGAATGGAAGGCCTTTGCATACTCCTAAGACGGCTCGCCTATCCTTGTAGATTTGGCGACATGGTACCTCGTTTCGGCAAACCAGTACCGGTGCTATCCATGGTCACAAATCATGTGATTGATTATATTTACACCATCCATGGACATCGCATAACCCGGTGGAATGACGCACTGCTTAACCCACCTGCATTGGATACTTATGCTCGATCAGTTCACGCTAAAGGGGCTGCTCTCCAGAActgttttggctttgttgatggCACTGTGAGACCTATAGCCAGACCAGACGAGCACCAGAGGATGATGTATAATGGTCATAAACGGGTGCACGCCATTAAATTCCAATCTGTTGCCTTACCGAATGGATTGATCGCAAACCTTTACGGCCCCGTAG AGGGCAAAAGGCATGATGCAGGTATGCTGGCAGAATCTGGTCTCTTGCATGACTTGGAACGCCATGCATTTTCGACAGGGGGTCAGCCTCTATGCATATATGGGGATCCTGCATATCCCCTCAGGGTTCACCTGCAAGGACCATTCCAAGGTGCTGCTCTCACACCTCAGATGGAGATGTTCAATGGATCCATGAGCTCTGTTCGAGTGTCAGTGGAGTGGCTATTTGGAGacattttaaactattttaaattccttgattttaaaaagaacctAAAAGTTGGCTTAAGTAATATTGGTAAAACATATGTCGTATGTGCTCTCATGCGAAATGCCCTAACATGCCTATATGGTAATCAAACCTCAGAATTTTTTGAATTAGACCCCCCAAGCCTCCAGGAGTATTTCAGGTGA
- the LOC138026957 gene encoding golgin subfamily A member 6-like protein 2 — protein MTEDSEASSVKTKQSNTMEWTNQHDTLFLREVRGSDLFETRKGSPERGKLWDEIATRLNNLTQCKFNVNKRSLRDRLNLLMSKFKAKNREEERASGISPEIQEIDTLLEELCEKEEEAKNKPSTGNKKQSLQKEKATAEEMRYKAMETMGETQKRVEKTNGVVPAKKSRKSTGDAIGYLQKKAEEEMALKREEIEIRKQEEARGSRISEQQTKMQQDMLKIIQQQQEEQHRQQQRNQQQTLQFMQSMLNQQQQQSQAMLALIERLAPKEKR, from the exons ATGACCGAAGACTCTGAAGCTAGTTCAGTGAAGACAAAACAATCTAA CACAATGGAGTGGACAAATCAACATGATACATTATTCTTGAGAGAGGTCAGGGGATCAGATCTTTTTGAAACCAGAAAGGGGAGCCCGGAGAGAGGAAAATTGTGGGATGAGATTGCCACAAGACTCAATAACCTCACCCAATGCAAATTCAATGTGAACAAAAGGTCGTTGAGAGATAGGCTCAATCTTCTAATGTccaaattcaaagcaaaaaatagggaagaagaaagagcaagtggTATTAGTCCAGAAATACAAGAGATAGATACTCTGCTGGAGGAGCTGTGTGAAAAAGAGGAAgaagctaaaaataagccttcgactggcaacaaaaagcaaagccTTCAGAAAGAGAAGGCAACTGCTGAAGAAATGCGGTACAAGGCAATGGAAACCATGGGAGAAACTCAAAAACGAGTGGAGAAAACAAATGGAGTGGTTCCAGCAAAGAAAAGCAGGAAAAGTACAGGAGATGCTATTGGATACTTGCAAAAGAAAGCAGAAGAAGAGATGGCattaaaaagagaagaaattgaaataaGAAAGCAGGAAGAGGCAAGAGGATCTCGTATATCAGAGCAGCAAACAAAAATGCAGCAAGATATGCTAAAGATTATTcagcaacaacaagaagaacagCATAGACAGCAGCAAAGAAACCAACAGCAAACACTACAGTTTATGCAGTCTATGTTAAACCAGCAGCAGCAGCAATCACAGGCTATGTTAGCTTTGATTGAGAGGTTGGCTCCCAAGGAAAAGCgttaa